ATGGCTGGAACTTCCTGTGCGCCGCGGATGCTGGCGGCGCAGTTGCTCGAGAGCTACGAGGCGGGCTCGTCGTTCTTCTTCGCCTCGCCCAAGCGGACGCTGTTGGCGAGGGGCACGTTCGCCACGGTGCCGCACCCTGGAGGCGCCAACGCGCTGGCGCGCCTGCCCGAGCGCGTGGCGGCGGTGCTCAACGAGGCCCGCGAGGCCGATCACGACATCCCCGTGGCCGTGGGCGCGGTGCCCTTCGACAGCGCGCTTCCCGCCCAGCTGGTGGTGCCCATGACGATCCAGCGCGCGGGGCCGCTCGAGCTCGGCTCGGATGTGGCCATCCAGCGTCCGCTGGCGGAGCGCTACACGGTCCAGCCGGTGCCCGAGCCCGCGGCCTATCTCGACGGGGTGGCCCAGGCGCTGAAGCTGATGGGGAGCGGGCCGCTGCGCAAGGTGGTGCTGTCGCGCGCGCTCCAGCTCAGCACCGCCACGCCGATCGATCTGCGCCAACTGCTGCGCAACCTCGCCCGGCGCAATCCCACGGGCTACACCTTCGCGGTGGACCTGCCCCCGGCGCTGGACGCCGCGCCCGACGCAGGGCGGCGCACGCTGATCGGCGCCAGTCCCGAGCTGCTGGTCTCCCGCTCGGGGTTTCAGGTGGTGGCCAACCCGCTGGCGGGCACGACGCCGCGCAGCGCGGATCCCATCGAGGACCAGGCGCGGGCCGCCGCGCTGCGGGTCTCGCCCAAGGATCTCCACGAGCATGCCGTGGTGATCGACTCGGTCGCGGAGGCGCTGCGTCCGTACTGCAAGAACCTGGTGGTGCCCCAGGAGCCGTCGCTCGTCAGCACGCCGACCCTGT
The sequence above is drawn from the Archangium gephyra genome and encodes:
- the dhbC gene encoding isochorismate synthase DhbC; translated protein: MAGTSCAPRMLAAQLLESYEAGSSFFFASPKRTLLARGTFATVPHPGGANALARLPERVAAVLNEAREADHDIPVAVGAVPFDSALPAQLVVPMTIQRAGPLELGSDVAIQRPLAERYTVQPVPEPAAYLDGVAQALKLMGSGPLRKVVLSRALQLSTATPIDLRQLLRNLARRNPTGYTFAVDLPPALDAAPDAGRRTLIGASPELLVSRSGFQVVANPLAGTTPRSADPIEDQARAAALRVSPKDLHEHAVVIDSVAEALRPYCKNLVVPQEPSLVSTPTLWHLSTRISGELLDPSISSLMLAVAMHPTPAVCGYPAELAHEAIDTIEPFDRGFYTGTVGWCDANGDGQWAVTIRCAEASEHSLRLFAGAGIVAGSKPESELAETEAKFRTMLQAMGLGQGVGVQP